In Candidatus Cohnella colombiensis, one DNA window encodes the following:
- a CDS encoding MATE family efflux transporter has translation MRKMNTNLKTPIISLLNKYFTGASMDYKQIFSMIIPIFVDSAFIVLISILNTAMVSSSGVEAVSAVSMVDSVNIFIVSVFIAISTGGTVIVAQYTGSRNQEQASRAANQAISSVATLSIVICVLVLIFNSAIINFLFGSADSNVIANAKIFLIGSCISYPFIGIYQGVVGALRGVSETKACLVLSVILNLSYFILNIVFITILNMGVLGLAISLISARVIGAAASLIYLLRYNHTLRFKLKNTLKIQVSLLKKIMFIGLPFAAEQMFFNGGKLITQTYIVQLGTLPITVNAISNSLSMLFQIGGTALSVAIVTVVGQCIGSRDIADARKFIKSFLGLSSIFFVLITAILLLIFPWLINLYSPPESIVLDIFQLILLISIAQPIVWSLSFILPSALRAAGDSKFTSIASLLTMWLFRVILGYILGVTLQLGVMGVWIAMVAEWAVRGIIFGLRFKGEQWYKHKLI, from the coding sequence ATGCGAAAAATGAATACTAACTTGAAAACTCCAATCATTTCCCTGTTGAATAAATATTTCACAGGAGCTTCGATGGACTACAAACAAATCTTTTCGATGATTATACCCATCTTTGTGGATTCTGCCTTCATTGTATTAATCAGCATTTTGAATACAGCAATGGTCAGCTCTTCAGGCGTTGAAGCAGTTAGTGCAGTAAGCATGGTCGATTCGGTAAACATTTTCATTGTTAGCGTGTTTATTGCGATCTCCACTGGTGGAACTGTTATCGTCGCTCAATACACAGGCAGCCGAAATCAAGAGCAGGCATCTCGTGCCGCAAATCAGGCGATTTCATCAGTCGCTACGCTTTCCATCGTCATTTGCGTGCTCGTTCTCATTTTTAATTCCGCCATTATTAACTTTCTATTTGGTAGTGCTGATTCAAACGTCATCGCTAATGCGAAAATATTTCTAATTGGCAGTTGTATCTCCTATCCCTTCATTGGCATCTATCAAGGTGTTGTCGGAGCCTTACGAGGTGTGTCTGAGACAAAAGCTTGTCTCGTCTTGTCTGTCATTCTAAACCTGTCCTACTTTATTCTAAACATCGTATTCATTACCATTTTGAATATGGGTGTGCTTGGACTAGCGATTTCCTTAATTAGTGCACGTGTAATTGGAGCTGCTGCATCACTAATCTATCTTTTACGTTACAATCATACGCTACGCTTTAAGCTTAAAAACACGCTTAAAATACAAGTTTCGCTTTTGAAAAAAATAATGTTTATTGGACTTCCTTTTGCAGCGGAGCAAATGTTCTTCAATGGTGGGAAATTGATTACACAAACCTATATCGTTCAACTCGGCACATTGCCCATTACGGTCAATGCCATTAGTAATTCATTATCTATGCTATTCCAAATCGGAGGAACTGCATTAAGCGTTGCGATTGTTACAGTCGTTGGACAATGCATCGGGAGTAGAGATATCGCCGATGCAAGAAAGTTTATTAAATCATTCTTAGGCCTTTCAAGCATCTTCTTCGTGTTGATTACGGCAATTTTATTACTCATCTTTCCATGGCTAATTAACCTGTACTCACCACCTGAATCTATTGTATTAGACATCTTCCAGCTCATTCTATTAATCTCAATCGCCCAGCCTATCGTTTGGTCATTGAGCTTTATATTACCTTCTGCTCTGCGCGCGGCGGGCGATTCCAAATTCACTTCGATTGCTTCGCTTCTCACCATGTGGCTATTCCGAGTTATTCTTGGCTACATATTGGGAGTTACGCTTCAGCTTGGCGTGATGGGGGTATGGATCGCAATGGTCGCTGAATGGGCGGTACGAGGCATAATCTTTGGATTGAGATTTAAGGGAGAACAGTGGTATAAACATAAGCTGATATAA
- a CDS encoding FadR/GntR family transcriptional regulator, producing MQPIKVETEKGHEIVQRVILSQIDEGLLQPGQKLLSVVDLSASFGVGRSTIREALSALKATGWIDVKHGGGTFVNKVLPTSQSISRNPFEESENLREILEVRIWLESGSAAFAAQRRNDKDLEKLKQIITQMQQALEMNDTQMSEQADIEFHLAIAAASHNDLLNSLMSSLSNKLSETIGKTRQLWFFEDKSSSELLFKEHQSIYDAIAAQNSELSSQLIKTHLHKVENVLNQRGIQD from the coding sequence ATGCAGCCGATTAAGGTAGAAACAGAAAAGGGACATGAGATTGTGCAAAGAGTCATTCTTTCACAAATTGATGAAGGTCTCTTACAGCCTGGTCAAAAACTGCTGTCCGTAGTTGACTTGAGTGCCTCCTTTGGCGTAGGCCGCTCCACCATTCGTGAAGCATTGAGCGCATTAAAGGCTACAGGTTGGATAGATGTGAAGCATGGTGGAGGTACCTTCGTCAACAAAGTACTGCCTACCTCTCAAAGCATCTCTCGGAACCCATTCGAGGAATCGGAAAATTTGAGAGAAATATTGGAAGTTCGTATTTGGCTTGAAAGTGGAAGTGCTGCATTCGCTGCCCAGCGTCGAAATGATAAGGATCTCGAGAAGTTAAAACAAATCATTACACAAATGCAACAAGCATTGGAAATGAACGATACACAAATGAGTGAACAGGCGGATATTGAATTTCATCTAGCTATCGCAGCCGCCTCACATAATGATCTGCTTAATTCATTAATGAGTTCACTTTCTAATAAGCTTTCCGAAACGATAGGAAAAACTCGTCAACTGTGGTTTTTCGAGGATAAATCCTCATCCGAACTGCTTTTCAAAGAGCATCAATCCATTTATGATGCCATAGCAGCTCAAAATAGCGAGCTTTCCAGCCAGTTAATTAAAACTCATTTACATAAAGTCGAGAATGTACTGAACCAAAGAGGCATTCAAGATTAA
- a CDS encoding SdrD B-like domain-containing protein — MKKIAVLLLALILCAQTFTPGSRSFASTVDGIILTLSTNKVLVDSGEEFSYLIYYSTSSTFGDYADPRISFTVPLGVTFTSRADSSITTSTVTDSIAFPGQKEVTFQFKGGILPAGAAGQLVVNGKFENYVTPDGTTATTNAVFTAIENGTLVSMEFNEATVTSHASAPWSIEMRKILPIPEPFKGSDAQYEIVVKPVNGDKNGSLDIQDIVVTARLAAGAVFVSADNGGTTGPDNTVVWNLSDGLRNAKKLKLLVNFPTSISANEVTTGVEMSYTPLGGTPFTIASSVTHGFETSPKDAETSFNLYAVQREISHGQTVKWNLSGLSNKSNVALYNSVLEILTPTHTISGTPIALELQSVKMAAFSGIATYEVYYTLTEDPAAVDWMQWTTTNASTSTTLNATELGTVKGIQVRFETLPINWSQESDFEFTYKVPSDFPVPLSSSEIIRSSANYYYVFDGATKKISDDSETSIVMHRPLLELQNTVSQPSAAPSETVTYTLSVTNHDQLSSDKLDNPVIYNMLPADLEYVPNSLMITKPAGLPLDPMFTAEPQASGETKLTWSWDEINPGVLLIGEKVQIQFKAKIRPGTQLKTVMNTFGVESLLLYLNDVNYSNHKTPINTPSNTPADGFYRVEATSSMTVTSSAALQSRLWVKGELDASWSETTGSTTPGGQALYRLEIQNIGNVPMKGLTIVNPFPRIGDTAVLNGSVPRGSQWGPVLMGAVDAPSYVTVFYSTTSGISMNPTTGVDNGVWTADLPADPTSVTAIKLIFDPYYVMDPLNTTTLEWAMRAPVGAPTGGEIAWNSYAYRVKTELGQSLLPAEPNKVGIKIQSSPKAEIGDFVWLDSNENGLQDAGESGLNGVTVELYDAIGNKLAETVTSNNFIGQPGAYLFPNLEPGEYRVVFKLASSYEAVNPKLVTLEDGEKNSSLNAGLVLKKGKIGHYVWVDTNENGLQDAGESGLNGIKVHLYNGSGKLATTTSATHNGQDGHYVFDNLNPGNYQVEFVLPSVKYGFTGKTVGADPTIDSDADPATGKTSVFSLAQGEENLTVDAGIIQLPPSGAQTATASPATLTPVAGANNTVTLTVYDELGNTDTNFNGDYNVTISGAEQAPKGSYGSFAGTAISSGSQTISVSFTNGVATPILALHKADEQTIGFSITGVATPATNTQTITPSVGSLSAMELTQDIVAPTASGGQFAQQPKVALVDAYGNIRTGDNSTQVTVVKKDAGAWTLTGTTTVTASAGVATFSDLGATNAEQVTGVKLAFQTGTLTEITSSTVTLPWSSLTVPNIISVTAGDGHAAIGWNGVYGSVSYAVYQREAHESYGAAIATVDASILEYDALGLTNGTTYYFMVKAINPAGVSDPSNEVSATPMTVPSAPTEVRAVGGNGQATITFTAPDDQGGSPITGYEVTVLPDQRTVTGHSSSITITGLTNGSAYTFIVKAINSVGLSTASVESNAVTPYSPSSDNNDASPPARSTTEVEVLVNGKREKAGIAATTEKNGRTIMTVTLDSKKLGDRLQAEGSRSVITIPFSTPSDAMIGVLNGQMIKDMEIKQQTIEIKTEKATYTIPALQINIDAISEQIGRDVKLEDIQIEIEISEPTEEQLKIVENAVHQGAYTLVVPPLNFSVRGSYGDVTVDVSKFNAYVSRTFAIPYGVDPNKITTGVVVDPDGTVRHVPTTIERIDGKYYATINSLTNSTYALIWKPVVFKDVVSHWAEKAVNEMGSRLVVSGIGSDLYNPNQAITRAEFAAIIVRAMGLKENRGVTPFSDVRSSDWYSGAVLTALDYGLISGYEDGTFRPQQRITREQAMVMIARAMEVTGLRNQLPAQDSNKILQSYDDAKQVSLWARDSVADVLKAGIITGRSNSQLAPQALISRAEVAVIIQRLLQQSKLI; from the coding sequence TTGAAAAAGATAGCGGTATTATTGTTGGCTTTGATTTTATGTGCACAAACCTTCACTCCCGGTTCAAGGTCATTCGCATCAACCGTAGATGGGATTATTCTTACCTTATCTACAAACAAGGTTTTAGTTGATTCGGGTGAAGAATTCAGCTATCTCATTTACTATTCTACCTCTTCAACATTTGGCGACTATGCGGATCCTAGAATTTCGTTTACTGTCCCGCTAGGGGTAACGTTCACGAGTAGAGCGGACAGTTCGATTACGACGAGTACAGTTACCGATTCAATTGCTTTTCCGGGGCAGAAGGAGGTCACATTTCAATTTAAAGGCGGGATTTTGCCTGCGGGTGCAGCCGGTCAACTTGTGGTAAATGGGAAGTTTGAAAATTACGTTACGCCCGATGGCACAACGGCGACAACGAATGCCGTATTTACGGCAATTGAAAATGGCACTCTTGTATCAATGGAATTCAATGAGGCGACGGTGACCTCCCATGCATCCGCACCTTGGAGTATTGAAATGAGGAAAATACTTCCAATCCCAGAACCTTTTAAAGGCTCCGATGCGCAATATGAAATCGTCGTGAAACCTGTTAACGGGGACAAGAATGGTTCGCTAGATATTCAAGATATTGTCGTTACAGCGAGATTAGCTGCCGGCGCAGTATTCGTTTCGGCTGACAATGGTGGAACAACAGGTCCAGATAATACCGTAGTGTGGAATTTAAGCGACGGCCTTCGGAATGCGAAGAAGCTGAAACTTCTCGTCAATTTTCCTACTTCCATATCTGCAAATGAAGTGACTACAGGTGTGGAGATGAGTTATACACCTCTTGGTGGAACGCCCTTTACAATTGCTTCTAGTGTCACGCATGGCTTCGAAACATCGCCAAAAGATGCGGAAACTTCGTTTAATCTCTATGCCGTCCAACGAGAGATATCACATGGTCAAACCGTAAAATGGAACCTCTCTGGCTTATCCAACAAATCAAACGTAGCGTTGTATAATAGTGTATTGGAAATATTGACGCCTACTCACACGATATCGGGTACACCAATCGCACTGGAACTGCAGTCGGTCAAGATGGCCGCTTTTTCGGGTATAGCGACTTATGAAGTGTACTATACGTTAACAGAAGACCCTGCAGCGGTTGATTGGATGCAATGGACCACCACAAATGCAAGTACTTCAACAACTCTTAACGCTACAGAACTCGGAACTGTAAAAGGAATCCAGGTTAGATTCGAAACTTTACCAATCAACTGGAGCCAAGAGAGCGATTTTGAGTTTACGTATAAGGTTCCCAGCGATTTTCCCGTACCCTTGAGTTCAAGCGAGATCATCCGTTCGTCGGCTAATTATTATTATGTTTTTGACGGAGCTACGAAGAAAATATCTGATGATAGCGAGACTTCCATCGTAATGCATCGTCCGCTGCTTGAGCTGCAGAATACCGTTAGTCAACCAAGCGCAGCTCCTTCGGAAACCGTGACTTATACCTTATCGGTTACGAATCACGATCAGCTAAGCTCTGACAAGTTGGATAACCCCGTCATCTATAATATGTTGCCAGCAGATCTGGAATACGTGCCGAATTCGTTGATGATTACTAAACCAGCAGGCCTTCCCCTTGATCCAATGTTCACAGCTGAGCCCCAAGCTTCGGGTGAAACGAAATTGACCTGGAGCTGGGATGAGATTAACCCGGGAGTACTCCTCATCGGAGAAAAAGTACAGATCCAGTTTAAAGCGAAGATAAGACCGGGAACGCAACTCAAGACAGTCATGAATACGTTTGGCGTAGAATCGCTTCTTCTTTACTTGAATGACGTTAACTACAGTAATCATAAAACACCTATTAATACACCTAGTAATACACCTGCGGATGGGTTTTACCGAGTTGAAGCAACGAGCAGCATGACGGTGACTTCGAGTGCCGCTCTCCAATCCCGGTTGTGGGTAAAGGGAGAGTTGGATGCAAGCTGGTCGGAAACGACGGGATCTACGACTCCTGGTGGCCAAGCGTTGTATCGATTGGAAATCCAAAATATCGGCAATGTCCCAATGAAGGGACTCACCATCGTAAATCCATTCCCGCGGATTGGCGATACGGCTGTTCTTAATGGCAGTGTCCCGCGCGGAAGTCAGTGGGGTCCCGTGCTCATGGGAGCGGTCGATGCGCCATCCTATGTGACGGTATTTTACTCAACAACGTCTGGAATCAGTATGAATCCGACAACAGGGGTAGATAATGGCGTTTGGACAGCGGATCTTCCTGCCGATCCGACCTCGGTTACAGCAATTAAATTGATATTTGATCCCTACTATGTGATGGATCCCCTGAATACGACAACTTTGGAATGGGCGATGAGAGCGCCAGTCGGAGCGCCGACTGGCGGCGAGATTGCTTGGAACTCTTATGCTTATCGAGTGAAAACTGAATTAGGGCAGTCCCTTTTACCTGCAGAGCCTAATAAGGTCGGAATAAAGATTCAAAGCTCGCCAAAGGCTGAGATTGGTGATTTCGTCTGGCTTGATTCGAATGAGAACGGGCTGCAGGATGCGGGTGAGTCAGGGTTGAATGGCGTTACCGTCGAATTATATGACGCAATCGGCAACAAATTAGCGGAAACGGTTACTTCCAACAATTTCATAGGACAGCCAGGTGCTTACTTATTCCCGAATCTCGAACCAGGTGAATATCGGGTGGTCTTTAAACTGGCTTCTTCATACGAGGCTGTGAATCCCAAGCTCGTTACCTTGGAAGATGGAGAAAAAAACTCCTCCCTTAATGCAGGGTTAGTGCTTAAAAAAGGGAAGATCGGACACTATGTATGGGTCGATACGAATGAGAATGGGTTGCAGGATGCGGGAGAGTCAGGGCTGAATGGCATAAAGGTCCATCTATACAACGGGTCAGGCAAGCTGGCCACAACGACATCTGCAACGCATAACGGGCAAGACGGGCACTATGTATTCGATAATCTAAATCCGGGTAATTATCAGGTTGAATTTGTATTGCCGTCAGTTAAATACGGATTTACAGGGAAAACTGTAGGCGCCGATCCGACAATAGATTCCGATGCCGATCCGGCAACCGGGAAGACATCGGTGTTCTCGCTGGCGCAAGGGGAAGAGAACCTCACGGTTGATGCAGGCATCATTCAACTGCCGCCGTCTGGTGCACAAACAGCGACAGCATCACCAGCAACGCTGACACCTGTTGCTGGTGCGAACAATACCGTGACACTTACCGTGTATGATGAGCTTGGGAATACGGATACGAATTTCAACGGGGATTATAACGTGACCATCTCTGGCGCGGAGCAAGCGCCGAAGGGTTCATACGGAAGCTTTGCTGGAACGGCGATAAGCAGCGGATCACAGACGATCAGCGTGAGCTTCACCAATGGCGTGGCTACGCCAATCCTGGCGCTGCACAAGGCTGACGAGCAGACGATTGGGTTCAGCATTACTGGCGTAGCGACTCCTGCGACGAATACGCAGACGATTACGCCAAGTGTGGGCAGCTTGTCGGCGATGGAACTAACGCAAGATATTGTGGCACCTACAGCCAGTGGCGGTCAGTTCGCGCAGCAGCCGAAGGTGGCGCTTGTCGATGCATACGGCAATATACGAACAGGGGATAACAGCACCCAAGTCACCGTGGTGAAGAAGGATGCGGGAGCTTGGACGCTGACCGGAACGACTACCGTAACCGCAAGTGCAGGTGTAGCGACATTCAGTGATCTGGGTGCAACGAATGCGGAGCAGGTAACGGGCGTAAAGCTGGCTTTCCAGACTGGAACATTGACGGAAATTACGAGTTCAACGGTGACGTTACCGTGGTCTTCACTTACTGTACCAAACATTATATCAGTAACAGCTGGCGATGGTCATGCGGCTATTGGCTGGAATGGCGTGTATGGATCTGTTTCTTATGCGGTGTATCAACGTGAGGCTCATGAAAGTTACGGGGCAGCAATCGCGACCGTAGATGCATCCATACTTGAGTATGATGCTCTCGGATTGACCAACGGTACAACCTATTACTTCATGGTCAAGGCGATTAATCCAGCAGGAGTAAGCGATCCATCCAATGAAGTCAGCGCAACGCCGATGACGGTTCCGTCTGCCCCGACAGAGGTGCGGGCTGTTGGCGGCAACGGCCAAGCCACAATTACGTTCACTGCGCCTGATGATCAGGGCGGGAGTCCAATTACGGGATATGAAGTGACGGTATTACCGGATCAGCGTACCGTAACAGGTCATTCCAGTTCGATAACGATAACGGGATTGACCAACGGCAGTGCATATACATTCATCGTAAAGGCAATCAACAGCGTGGGCTTAAGCACGGCTTCTGTGGAATCCAATGCAGTTACGCCATACTCACCTTCCAGCGATAATAATGATGCATCACCGCCTGCTCGCTCAACAACGGAAGTAGAGGTGCTCGTTAACGGCAAGCGGGAAAAAGCCGGAATTGCAGCAACGACAGAGAAGAATGGTCGTACGATCATGACGGTAACGCTTGATTCGAAGAAGCTTGGAGACCGCCTTCAAGCGGAAGGCAGTCGTTCTGTCATTACCATTCCGTTTAGCACGCCATCTGATGCGATGATCGGTGTACTGAATGGACAGATGATTAAGGATATGGAAATCAAGCAGCAGACGATTGAGATTAAGACAGAGAAGGCGACTTACACCATTCCTGCACTGCAAATCAATATTGATGCCATCTCTGAACAGATCGGTCGAGACGTGAAACTGGAAGATATTCAAATTGAAATTGAAATATCCGAGCCTACCGAGGAACAATTGAAGATCGTGGAAAATGCGGTTCATCAGGGAGCGTATACACTCGTTGTACCTCCACTAAACTTCTCAGTCAGGGGCAGTTACGGTGATGTGACCGTTGATGTGTCCAAGTTTAACGCTTATGTAAGTAGAACATTTGCCATTCCATATGGTGTTGACCCGAATAAGATCACTACAGGCGTTGTGGTTGATCCAGATGGGACGGTTCGCCATGTACCTACCACAATCGAACGAATAGATGGTAAGTATTATGCAACGATTAATAGTCTGACAAACAGCACGTATGCTCTCATCTGGAAACCAGTGGTGTTCAAGGATGTAGTTAGTCATTGGGCAGAGAAAGCTGTGAATGAAATGGGATCACGTTTGGTGGTTAGTGGAATCGGTAGTGATCTATACAATCCGAATCAAGCGATAACCCGTGCAGAGTTTGCGGCGATTATCGTACGGGCAATGGGGCTTAAAGAGAATAGAGGGGTAACGCCATTCTCTGATGTGCGTTCATCGGATTGGTATAGTGGTGCAGTGCTAACCGCACTGGATTACGGACTGATCAGTGGTTATGAAGACGGAACCTTCCGTCCACAGCAGCGAATCACACGCGAGCAGGCGATGGTCATGATCGCAAGAGCGATGGAAGTGACGGGGCTTAGGAATCAACTTCCTGCTCAGGATTCTAACAAGATCTTGCAATCTTATGACGATGCGAAACAAGTGTCGTTGTGGGCAAGGGACAGTGTTGCCGATGTGTTGAAGGCTGGAATTATTACAGGAAGAAGCAACTCACAGCTTGCTCCACAAGCATTGATCTCACGAGCAGAAGTTGCGGTGATCATCCAGAGACTTCTTCAGCAGTCTAAGTTAATCTAA
- a CDS encoding S-layer homology domain-containing protein, with the protein MRQIRSIVISILVVCLAFTAGVPVSEAAGRGKIGFASDITGSPGDTITVKVYVDMTMVSESWELNPSVGLEGYGTAFSFVSWGGWVQDGNQERHFRDLKLKIAEDAVQGVYQITINRENTLYQLNGVDATSYDTFDKTITVLGYTVAPIADQTLSPLIEGYDSGSQETIPIDTTRTGSGNLANLQAQLSGANANDFVVTQPQPNMLNTVGDAASFSVKAIDGLTPGTYTATVTVSADRMAAGATFSVTQVVYQRLSITSHPQDQLAKEGDDASFGVTATGGSPTYQWQEDTGEGFSNMAGQNGATLNLSAVTGDMSGRQYRVVVATGDGQTDTSNAAQLTVKNVPGTFELLGASGSDGKVTLTWTPSSGATVYKVYKSETAGNYAGAEERTVAANVYEYEWSGLTNGATYYFKVKAENEVGDNTSNEKSATPQVPAPGVPVLGLATPGDARISLTWDPVIGSTGYKIFKSTTSGTYGSEEASVSGSVYGYDVTGLTNGTKYYFVIKATNPGGDSTASNEVIATPRTVPSAPTGVTAVAGNGHATVSFTTPANGGSDITYYEVTAMPGNITVTGTGSPITVTGLSNGVAYSFTVQAVNSAGSSVASDASNSVTPRRPSDSSMTSTPSPTPATPSPTVDVFNSSIVNEANLVQTIESKAAEAKEANAAMDFADAQGHWAEKTIDIFVQLNLINGYKDGTFRPNSPITRAEFATILNRAFHIQGGSNTSVVLKDIDATWAKDDIENLVVAGVINGYTDGTFKPNQTITREEMTVMLSRIVNLNSLEKDTAKGHFSDLSDAYAVEEIQVAAQAGIVSGKGDGRFDPKSDATRAEALQMILNVLKLNPQLKTLLDSLA; encoded by the coding sequence TTGAGACAGATCAGAAGCATCGTAATATCCATTTTAGTTGTTTGCCTGGCTTTCACGGCCGGAGTACCTGTCAGTGAAGCGGCTGGCAGGGGAAAGATAGGCTTCGCCAGCGACATAACCGGAAGCCCCGGAGATACGATCACGGTAAAAGTTTATGTTGACATGACCATGGTGAGTGAATCGTGGGAACTCAATCCTAGTGTTGGCCTTGAAGGCTATGGCACCGCCTTTTCCTTCGTAAGCTGGGGAGGATGGGTTCAAGACGGCAATCAGGAGCGCCATTTCAGAGATTTGAAGTTGAAAATAGCTGAAGATGCCGTGCAGGGCGTATACCAGATTACCATAAACCGGGAAAACACGTTGTATCAGCTAAATGGTGTCGATGCGACGAGCTATGATACGTTCGACAAAACGATCACGGTTCTCGGATATACGGTAGCGCCCATTGCCGACCAGACGTTGAGCCCGCTGATCGAAGGGTATGATTCCGGTTCTCAGGAAACGATACCGATCGATACGACACGCACCGGCAGCGGCAATCTGGCCAATTTGCAAGCGCAGCTCAGCGGCGCGAACGCGAACGATTTCGTTGTGACACAGCCGCAGCCGAATATGTTGAATACCGTAGGGGATGCCGCTTCCTTCAGCGTCAAAGCAATAGATGGCCTTACGCCGGGCACGTATACGGCAACGGTAACCGTATCAGCCGACAGGATGGCGGCGGGAGCAACATTTTCGGTGACGCAGGTTGTATACCAGCGTCTGTCGATTACCAGCCATCCGCAGGACCAACTCGCGAAAGAAGGCGACGACGCAAGCTTCGGCGTAACGGCGACAGGCGGGAGTCCTACCTATCAATGGCAGGAGGATACAGGAGAAGGCTTCTCGAACATGGCGGGTCAGAACGGAGCGACGTTGAATCTGTCAGCGGTAACCGGGGATATGTCGGGACGCCAGTATCGCGTCGTGGTCGCTACCGGCGACGGGCAAACCGACACATCGAACGCTGCGCAGCTCACCGTGAAGAACGTTCCAGGTACGTTCGAGCTTCTTGGCGCTTCGGGATCCGACGGCAAAGTTACGTTGACCTGGACGCCGTCAAGCGGTGCGACCGTTTACAAAGTATACAAAAGCGAGACGGCAGGCAATTATGCCGGGGCGGAAGAACGCACAGTAGCGGCAAACGTATACGAGTACGAGTGGTCGGGGTTGACAAACGGCGCGACATACTACTTCAAGGTGAAAGCCGAGAACGAGGTCGGAGACAACACATCGAACGAGAAGAGCGCAACACCGCAGGTTCCAGCGCCTGGAGTACCGGTACTGGGGCTTGCTACACCGGGAGATGCCCGAATAAGCCTAACGTGGGATCCGGTGATCGGTTCCACGGGGTACAAAATATTCAAAAGCACGACCTCTGGCACTTATGGATCAGAGGAAGCTTCGGTAAGCGGTTCGGTATACGGTTATGATGTAACAGGATTAACAAACGGCACAAAGTACTATTTTGTCATCAAAGCGACGAACCCGGGAGGAGACAGTACTGCTTCCAATGAAGTGATTGCAACGCCGCGAACGGTTCCATCGGCTCCGACGGGCGTAACTGCGGTGGCTGGCAATGGACATGCAACGGTAAGCTTTACTACCCCGGCGAATGGCGGAAGCGACATTACTTACTACGAGGTTACGGCTATGCCGGGAAATATTACCGTAACAGGGACGGGGAGTCCGATCACGGTAACAGGGCTATCCAACGGAGTAGCGTATTCGTTTACGGTACAAGCTGTCAATAGTGCGGGCAGTAGCGTGGCTTCCGACGCCTCTAATTCCGTGACGCCGAGAAGGCCGTCCGACAGCAGTATGACATCGACGCCATCTCCAACGCCTGCTACTCCATCGCCTACGGTTGATGTATTTAATAGCAGCATTGTTAATGAAGCCAACTTAGTACAGACGATTGAATCCAAAGCAGCGGAAGCTAAGGAAGCAAATGCTGCAATGGACTTTGCTGATGCGCAAGGGCACTGGGCTGAAAAGACAATCGATATCTTCGTCCAATTGAATCTGATTAATGGCTACAAAGATGGTACGTTTAGACCGAACAGTCCGATCACACGCGCTGAGTTTGCAACGATTTTGAATCGCGCGTTCCATATCCAAGGTGGCAGCAATACGAGTGTTGTATTGAAGGACATCGACGCTACTTGGGCTAAAGATGATATTGAGAACCTAGTAGTGGCAGGGGTAATCAACGGCTACACGGACGGTACGTTCAAGCCGAATCAAACGATTACACGAGAAGAAATGACCGTCATGCTGTCCCGCATAGTAAACCTTAACAGCTTGGAGAAGGACACCGCAAAAGGCCATTTCAGTGATCTAAGTGATGCTTATGCAGTTGAGGAGATCCAAGTGGCAGCGCAGGCAGGTATCGTTAGCGGTAAAGGGGATGGAAGATTCGATCCCAAGAGCGATGCCACACGTGCAGAAGCGTTGCAGATGATCTTGAATGTGCTCAAGCTTAACCCACAGCTGAAGACGTTGTTGGATTCGCTTGCGTAA